The genomic stretch ACACGTGTGTTGCAGAGCAGGCTCCCAGGGTCCCCATCCCAGATTGGGTGCTGTACCGCTGGGGCGATCATGCCCAGGGTGCTCCCACCACCCGCTACCCGCCTGATCAGACATCCACCTGCCGATCCCAGGCGGTGCAGTGGGTGCTTGTGGCCTTCGATCACGGAGCCCCGGCTTTGCCCGGTTCACGACCTGGTGGCCCCCGTGATGACCCGCACCTGTCAGGAGTCTGTTTCTGCCTGTGTCGTTCAGGAGAAGACCTGCCTCCTCTGCCGGTGCTCCAAGGCCCTGCAGCCCTGATCCCGGGCAGGGGTCGAGGTCATGTGGGGAGTACCCAAGGCCGCCATGAACAGCTCCCCGTGGGTCGGTGAACGCGGCAGCGAGGGAGTCTGAATGAGCTTCAACGGCTGCGCTGTTGGCAGGCCTGACGGTTCACTCAGGGAGCATGGGCGCACCAGGCCGAATCATCACGCATGTGCCGGGGCTGCTGCGGGCTGTGCTGCCGGCAGCGGCGTCCCAGCAAGTGGTGTAACTCAGGAGGATCAGCCCCGGCGTAGCCGGGGCTGACGGCTCACCTCCCTCAGATTTCAGCTGTGGCAATGGGTGGGCCGGTCTGTGACCCTGTTCGGAGAACTACCACCAAACCGAACACAGACCATGACCCTCACCCATAGTGGCGCCTCCGAGCTGAGCCAGCTCATGGAGGGCACCACCGCTGGCGCCCTGATCCCAGAGATCGTGCGCCGGGGTTTCCAGGACCTGCTGGAAGCCGAGGTTTCTGCCCTCACGGGCGCTCAACTCCATGAGCGCTGCCCCGATCAGCGCTCCACCCATCGCAACGGCTACCGGGAGCGGCTGCTCACCACCCAGGTGGGCGACCTCAGCCTGGCCATTCCCAGGTTGCGGCAGGGCAGCTTCTTTCCCAGCTGGCTGGAGCCACGCCGCCGGGTGGACAAGGCGCTCTACGCCGTGGTGATGGAGGCCTACACCGGCGGGATCTCCACCCGCAAGGTCGACGCCCTGGTGGAGGCGCTGGGCGGGGCCAGCGGCATCTCCAAATCGGAGGTGAGCCGCATCTGCCAGGGGCTCGATGAGCAGGTGAAAGCCTTTCTGGGCCGGCCGCTTGACCATGCCCGCTTTCCCTACGTCTACCTCGACGCCACCTACCTCCACGGCCGCCTGGGCCGAAATATGCAGGTGGTGTCGCGGGCGGTGGTGGTGGCGATCGGCATCAATGCCCTCGGCTACCGCGAAGTTCTCGGCATTGCCGTGGGCGACAGCGAGGCGGAGGGCTTCTGGCGTCAGTTCCTGGGCTCACTCAAGGAGCGTGGCCTCGACGGCACCCGCCTGGTGATCTCGGATGCCCACCTGGGCCTGACGGCAGCGATCAAGCGGATGTTCCAGGGCAGTA from Synechococcus sp. CBW1107 encodes the following:
- a CDS encoding IS256 family transposase, which translates into the protein MTLTHSGASELSQLMEGTTAGALIPEIVRRGFQDLLEAEVSALTGAQLHERCPDQRSTHRNGYRERLLTTQVGDLSLAIPRLRQGSFFPSWLEPRRRVDKALYAVVMEAYTGGISTRKVDALVEALGGASGISKSEVSRICQGLDEQVKAFLGRPLDHARFPYVYLDATYLHGRLGRNMQVVSRAVVVAIGINALGYREVLGIAVGDSEAEGFWRQFLGSLKERGLDGTRLVISDAHLGLTAAIKRMFQGSSWQRCRVHFLRNLLSHVPKAGQDMVAAAMKAVFVIQAPDQVRAHWQRVTEMLRKQFPGAVPVMEAARDDVLAFLHFPQEHWRKVWSTNPLERLNKEIKRRTNVVGIFPNDPAIVRLVGSQLLEQQEEWQLERRRFFSEATMAKIPEPEEPLELTDADPNAQPAATIS